In the genome of Deinococcus deserti VCD115, one region contains:
- a CDS encoding 50S ribosomal protein L25/general stress protein Ctc: protein MELNAKPRKSQEKLAEGLIPAVAYNKDNNISFALDRKAFDRAFRQQSTTGLFDITVEGGETFPALVKTVQMDKRRRTPIHVDFYMVTYGEPIEVSVPVHTTGKSQGEIMGGLVDIVLHNLSIVAPGPRRIPQELTVDVSRLNIGDHITAGDVKLPEGCTLAVAADSVVISVLPPRMTADEAAAETQAAQVAGLVAAGELSEEAAAAVLEGDASIEEIKAEAHAAEGTQAEGSTEEGQQQ from the coding sequence CGCCGTTGCCTACAACAAGGACAACAATATTTCCTTTGCTCTGGACCGCAAGGCCTTTGACCGCGCGTTCCGTCAGCAGAGCACCACTGGCCTGTTCGATATCACCGTTGAAGGGGGCGAGACCTTCCCCGCACTGGTCAAGACCGTGCAGATGGACAAGCGCCGCCGCACGCCCATTCACGTGGACTTTTACATGGTCACCTACGGTGAGCCCATCGAAGTGTCTGTCCCGGTGCACACCACGGGCAAGAGCCAGGGCGAAATCATGGGCGGCCTGGTGGACATCGTGCTTCACAACCTGAGCATCGTGGCTCCTGGTCCCCGCCGCATTCCCCAGGAACTGACCGTAGATGTCAGCCGCCTGAACATCGGTGACCACATCACTGCCGGTGATGTGAAGCTCCCCGAGGGCTGCACGCTGGCCGTGGCTGCAGACAGCGTCGTGATCAGCGTCCTGCCGCCGCGCATGACCGCTGATGAAGCCGCTGCTGAAACCCAGGCTGCCCAGGTGGCTGGCCTGGTCGCCGCTGGTGAACTGTCCGAGGAAGCCGCAGCCGCTGTGCTCGAAGGCGACGCGAGTATCGAGGAGATCAAAGCCGAGGCCCACGCCGCCGAAGGCACCCAGGCCGAGGGCAGCACCGAAGAAGGCCAGCAGCAGTAA